In one Tachysurus fulvidraco isolate hzauxx_2018 chromosome 16, HZAU_PFXX_2.0, whole genome shotgun sequence genomic region, the following are encoded:
- the gja1b gene encoding gap junction alpha-1 protein: MGDWSALGRLLDKVQAYSTAGGKVWLSVLFIFRILVLGTAVESAWGDEQSAFKCNTQQPGCENVCYDKSFPISHVRFWVLQIIFVSTPTLLYLAHIFYLMRKEQKLNRQEEELRTVQNDGADVDGPLKRIELKKFKHGLEEHGKVKMKGALLRTYVVSILFKSFFEVGFLLIQWYIYGFSLAAVYTCERSPCPHRVDCFLSRPTEKTVFIIFMLVVSLVSLVLNGVELFYVFFKRIKDRVKGKQGQFQSNTLPHPPKDLPGSKYAYYNGCSSPTAPLSPMSPPGYKLATGERTNSCRNYNKQASEQNWANYSTERQRLGHNGSTISNSHAHAFDYPDDGHEHKRAPLGGELQPLALTEARPVSRASSHVSSRARPDDLDV, translated from the coding sequence ATGGGTGACTGGAGTGCTTTGGGCCGGCTCCTGGACAAGGTGCAGGCATATTCGACAGCCGGAGGCAAGGTCTGGCTCTCCGTCCTCTTCATCTTTCGCATTTTGGTGTTAGGCACAGCCGTGGAGTCGGCGTGGGGCGACGAGCAATCTGCATTCAAGTGTAACACGCAGCAACCAGGTTGTGAGAATGTGTGCTATGACAAGTCTTTCCCTATTTCACATGTCCGCTTCTGGGTGCTTCAGATCATCTTTGTGTCAACGCCAACGCTCCTGTACCTGGCGCACATCTTCTACCTGATGCGCAAAGAGCAGAAGCTGAACCGGCAGGAGGAGGAACTGCGCACTGTCCAGAATGATGGCGCTGATGTGGACGGGCCTCTTAAACGCATTGAGCTGAAGAAGTTTAAGCATGGTCTGGAGGAACATGGCAAGGTGAAGATGAAGGGTGCCCTGTTGCGCACCTACGTCGTTAGCATCCTCTTCAAGTCTTTTTTCGAAGTTGGTTTCTTGCTCATTCAGTGGTACATCTACGGCTTCAGTTTGGCTGCTGTGTACACCTGCGAGCGCTCTCCATGCCCCCATCGTGTCGATTGCTTCTTGTCGCGTCCCACCGAGAAGACAGTGTTCATCATCTTCATGTTGGTGGTGTCGCTTGTCTCTCTGGTGCTCAATGGCGTTGAGCTCTTCTATGTTTTCTTCAAGCGTATCAAGGACCGGGTCAAGGGAAAGCAGGGTCAGTTTCAGTCCAATACCTTACCCCACCCTCCCAAGGACTTGCCAGGCAGCAAGTATGCCTACTACAATGGATGCTCATCACCCACAGCACCACTGTCGCCGATGTCGCCTCCAGGCTACAAGCTAGCCACAGGCGAGAGGACCAACTCTTGCCGCAACTACAACAAACAGGCAAGCGAACAAAACTGGGCTAACTACAGCACCGAGCGTCAGCGCTTGGGCCACAATGGCAGTACCATCTCCAATTCTCATGCGCATGCCTTCGACTACCCCGATGATGGTCACGAGCACAAGAGGGCGCCGTTGGGCGGTGAGCTGCAGCCTTTGGCGCTCACCGAAGCGAGGCCGGTCAGCCGTGCAAGCAGCCACGTGAGCAGCCGAGCCAGGCCTGACGACCTGGATGTCTAA
- the LOC113648295 gene encoding gap junction Cx32.2 protein-like, whose amino-acid sequence MEERKFLYLLLDKVQSNSSVISKIWMRALFIFRILILATAAEMVWANEQPRIVCNTQKPGCDIACYDHLFPISPIHYWTVQVIVVSMPTLLYLCHVIHVVHKENTQRKRIKRKHDGETKNRSTNIYEKSKGKIQCNLFASSFTRVFLKVVLELAFIAGHYYLYGVILRPQFSCHQNPCPYIVDCYMSHVMEKNILNVFMYVIACVSLLLNVIEVLFLLCGQEQVKREAGNEKIDRKHQQFIMAA is encoded by the coding sequence ATGGAAGAGCGGAAATTTCTATACCTGTTACTGGACAAGGTGCAGTCCAATTCTTCAGTCATTAGTAAGATCTGGATGAGAGCCTTGTTTATATTTAGGATCCTGATTCTGGCAACAGCAGCTGAAATGGTCTGGGCAAACGAGCAGCCCAGAATTGTGtgcaatacacaaaaacctGGTTGTGATATTGCCTGTTATGACCACTTGTTCCCCATCTCTCCGATTCACTACTGGACCGTTCAGGTAATTGTCGTGTCCATGCCGACATTACTGTACCTGTGCCACGTCATCCATGTTGTCCACAAAGAGAACACCCAGCGAAAGAGAATTAAACGAAAGCATGATGGTGAAACCAAAAACAGGTCCACAAACATATATGAGAAGAGTAAAGGGAAGATCCAGTGCAACCTGTTTGCGAGCTCCTTTACTCGTGTTTTTTTGAAGGTCGTCTTAGAGCTCGCTTTCATCGCGGGTCATTACTACCTATACGGCGTTATTCTGAGACCTCAGTTTAGCTGCCATCAAAATCCATGTCCTTACATAGTGGATTGCTACATGTCACATGTAATGGAAAAGAACATCTTGAATGTCTTCATGTACGTGATAGCATGTGTGTCCCTGCTGCTCAATGTGATCGAGGTCCTTTTCCTGCTGTGCGGTCAAGAGCAAGTCAAGCGTGAAGCAGGGAATGAGAAAATCGATCGAAAACATCAACAGTTTATAATGGCAGCCTAA
- the LOC113648293 gene encoding gap junction Cx32.2 protein-like: MEDRKFLYLLLDKVQSNSSVISKIWMRALFIFRILILATAAEMVWADEQPRIVCNTKQPGCDIACYDHLFPISPIRYWTIQVIVVSMPTLLYLCHVIHVVHKENTQRERIKRKHDGEIKNRSTNIDEKSKGKIQCNLFASSFTRVFFKVVLELAFIAGHYYLYGVNLRPQFSCLQNACSYIVDCYMSHVMEKNILNVFMYVIACVSLLLNVIEVLFLLCGQEQVKREAGNEKIDRKHQQFIMAA; the protein is encoded by the coding sequence ATGGAAGACCGAAAATTTCTATACCTGTTACTGGACAAGGTGCAGTCCAATTCATCAGTCATCAGTAAGATCTGGATGAGAGCCTTGTTTATATTTAGGATCCTGATTCTGGCAACAGCAGCTGAAATGGTCTGGGCAGACGAGCAGCCCAGAATTGTGTGCAATACAAAACAACCTGGTTGTGATATTGCCTGTTATGACCACTTGTTTCCCATCTCTCCGATTCGCTACTGGACCATTCAGGTAATTGTCGTGTCCATGCCGACATTACTGTACCTGTGCCACGTCATCCATGTTGTCCACAAAGAGAACACCCAGCGAGAGAGAATTAAACGAAAGCATGATGGTGAAATCAAAAACAGGTCCACAAACATAGATGAGAAGAGTAAAGGGAAAATCCAGTGCAACCTGTTTGCGAGCTCCTTTACTCGTGTTTTTTTCAAGGTAGTCTTGGAGCTCGCTTTCATCGCGGGTCATTACTACCTATACGGCGTTAATCTGAGACCTCAGTTTAGCTGCCTTCAAAATGCATGTTCTTACATAGTGGATTGCTACATGTCACATGTAATGGAAAAGAACATCTTGAATGTCTTCATGTATGTGATAGCATGTGTGTCCCTGCTGCTCAATGTGATCGAGGTCCTTTTCCTGCTGTGCGGTCAAGAGCAAGTCAAGCGTGAAGCAGGGAATGAGAAAATCGATCGAAAACATCAACAGTTTATAATGGCAGCCTAA
- the LOC113648296 gene encoding gap junction Cx32.2 protein-like isoform X1 yields the protein MKSQAQNARTLQTAEQILNALKTLPMKTSYSLHILLFREVWLLKDMENRTFLYLLLDKVQSNSSVISKIWMRALFIFRILILATAAEMVWADEQPRIVCNTQQPGCDIACYNYFIPISPIRYWIIQVIVVSMPTLLYLCHVIHVVHKENTQRERIKQKHDGETKDSSTYIPKNGQGNIQYNLFASSFTRVFFKIVLELAFITGHYYLYGLFMRPQFSCRQNPCVFIVDCFMSRVTEKNIFNIFMLVIACVSLLLSVIEVFYLLCSDTHSFSGKRGMRTSTENINSL from the exons ATGAAA TCCCAGGCACAGAATGCTAGAACCTTACAAACAGCTGaacaaattttaaatgcattaaaaacgTTGCCTATGAAGACATCTTATTCTTTACATATCCTTTTATTTAGGGAAGTCTGGTTACTAAAGGACATGGAAAACCGGACATTTCTATACCTGTTACTGGACAAGGTGCAGTCCAATTCTTCAGTCATCAGTAAGATCTGGATGAGAGCCTTGTTTATATTTAGGATCCTGATTCTGGCAACAGCAGCTGAAATGGTCTGGGCAGACGAGCAGCCCAGAATTGTGTGCAATACACAACAACCTGGTTGTGATATTGCCTGTTATAACTACTTCATCCCCATCTCTCCGATTCGCTACTGGATCATTCAGGTAATTGTCGTGTCCATGCCGACATTACTGTACCTGTGCCACGTCATCCATGTTGTCCACAAAGAGAACACCCAGCGAGAGAGAATTAAACAAAAGCATGATGGTGAAACCAAAGACAGTTCCACATACATACCTAAGAACGGTCAAGGGAATATCCAGTACAACCTGTTTGCGAGCTCCTTTACTCGTGTTTTTTTCAAGATCGTCTTAGAGCTCGCTTTCATCACGGGTCATTACTACCTATACGGCTTGTTCATGAGGCCTCAGTTTAGCTGCCGTCAAAATCCATGTGTTTTCATAGTGGATTGCTTCATGTCACGTGTAACGGAAAAGAACATCTTCAATATCTTCATGTTAGTGATAGCATGTGTGTCCCTGCTGCTCAGTGTGATCGAGGTCTTTTACCTGCTCTGCAGTGACACGCACTCTTTTTCTGGAAAGCGGGGAATGAGAACATCTACCGAAAATATCAACAGTTTATAA
- the LOC113648296 gene encoding gap junction Cx32.2 protein-like isoform X2, with amino-acid sequence MENRTFLYLLLDKVQSNSSVISKIWMRALFIFRILILATAAEMVWADEQPRIVCNTQQPGCDIACYNYFIPISPIRYWIIQVIVVSMPTLLYLCHVIHVVHKENTQRERIKQKHDGETKDSSTYIPKNGQGNIQYNLFASSFTRVFFKIVLELAFITGHYYLYGLFMRPQFSCRQNPCVFIVDCFMSRVTEKNIFNIFMLVIACVSLLLSVIEVFYLLCSDTHSFSGKRGMRTSTENINSL; translated from the coding sequence ATGGAAAACCGGACATTTCTATACCTGTTACTGGACAAGGTGCAGTCCAATTCTTCAGTCATCAGTAAGATCTGGATGAGAGCCTTGTTTATATTTAGGATCCTGATTCTGGCAACAGCAGCTGAAATGGTCTGGGCAGACGAGCAGCCCAGAATTGTGTGCAATACACAACAACCTGGTTGTGATATTGCCTGTTATAACTACTTCATCCCCATCTCTCCGATTCGCTACTGGATCATTCAGGTAATTGTCGTGTCCATGCCGACATTACTGTACCTGTGCCACGTCATCCATGTTGTCCACAAAGAGAACACCCAGCGAGAGAGAATTAAACAAAAGCATGATGGTGAAACCAAAGACAGTTCCACATACATACCTAAGAACGGTCAAGGGAATATCCAGTACAACCTGTTTGCGAGCTCCTTTACTCGTGTTTTTTTCAAGATCGTCTTAGAGCTCGCTTTCATCACGGGTCATTACTACCTATACGGCTTGTTCATGAGGCCTCAGTTTAGCTGCCGTCAAAATCCATGTGTTTTCATAGTGGATTGCTTCATGTCACGTGTAACGGAAAAGAACATCTTCAATATCTTCATGTTAGTGATAGCATGTGTGTCCCTGCTGCTCAGTGTGATCGAGGTCTTTTACCTGCTCTGCAGTGACACGCACTCTTTTTCTGGAAAGCGGGGAATGAGAACATCTACCGAAAATATCAACAGTTTATAA
- the LOC113648294 gene encoding gap junction Cx32.2 protein-like yields MEDRKFLYLLLDKVQSNSSVISKIWMRALFIFRILILATAAEMVWADEQPRIVCNTKQPGCDIACYDHLFPISPIHYWIVQVIVVSMPTLLYMCHVIHVVHKENTQRERIKRKHDGETKNRSTNIDEKSKGKIQCNLFASSFTRVVFKVVLELAFITGHYYLYGVNLRPQFSCHQNACSYIVDCYMSHVMEKNILNVFMYVIACVSLLLNVIEVFYLLCGQEQVEREAGNEKIDRKHQQFIMAA; encoded by the coding sequence ATGGAAGACCGAAAATTTCTATACCTGTTACTGGACAAAGTACAGTCCAATTCTTCAGTCATCAGTAAGATCTGGATGAGAGCCTTGTTTATATTTAGGATCCTGATTCTGGCAACAGCAGCTGAAATGGTCTGGGCAGACGAGCAGCCCAGAATTGTGTGCAATACAAAACAACCTGGTTGTGATATTGCCTGTTATGACCACTTGTTCCCCATCTCTCCGATTCACTACTGGATCGTTCAGGTAATTGTCGTGTCCATGCcgacattactgtacatgtgccaCGTCATCCATGTTGTCCACAAAGAGAACACCCAGCGAGAGAGAATTAAAAGAAAGCATGATGGTGAAACCAAAAACAGGTCCACAAACATAGATGAGAAGAGTAAAGGGAAGATCCAGTGCAACCTGTTTGCGAGCTCCTTTACTCGTGTTGTTTTCAAGGTAGTCTTGGAGCTCGCTTTCATCACGGGTCACTACTACCTATACGGCGTTAATCTGAGACCTCAGTTTAGCTGCCATCAAAATGCATGTTCTTACATAGTGGATTGCTACATGTCACATGTAATGGAAAAGAACATCTTGAATGTCTTCATGTATGTGATAGCATGTGTGTCCCTGCTGCTCAATGTGATCGAGGTCTTTTACCTGCTGTGTGGTCAAGAGCAAGTCGAGCGTGAAGCAGGGAATGAGAAAATCGATCGAAAACATCAACAGTTTATAATGGCAGCCTAA